The Geodermatophilaceae bacterium NBWT11 genome has a segment encoding these proteins:
- a CDS encoding NAD(P)H nitroreductase, with amino-acid sequence MLSDHEDLLDPVTAWTAVELACRAPSVHHTRPWRWRIGPTELHLFLERNRRPAALDPDERGLLLSCGAAVHHLQVALRAVGWDSVVHHLPHPARPDHLAAVEVRPGRTRPEDLALAVAIDRRRTARRSHTSRPVPARLREGFCDLAAAAGTLLVPWDGPVARWRAARLADGAAVARALAPGAVVESDGHEGPGTWPALLVTRDDSRLSRLRAGEALSAVLLEAAVAGLAGRPVTQLFDVPEVRARVAAELADGHVPQAVLRLGWAVAGAPP; translated from the coding sequence GTGCTCAGCGACCACGAGGACCTCCTGGACCCGGTGACCGCGTGGACCGCGGTCGAGCTGGCCTGCCGGGCGCCGTCGGTGCACCACACACGGCCGTGGCGGTGGCGCATCGGGCCCACCGAGCTGCACCTGTTCCTCGAGCGGAACCGCAGGCCGGCGGCGCTCGACCCCGACGAGCGGGGCCTGCTGCTCTCCTGCGGAGCAGCAGTGCACCACCTGCAGGTGGCGTTGCGTGCCGTCGGCTGGGACTCGGTCGTGCACCACCTCCCCCACCCCGCCCGGCCCGACCACCTCGCGGCGGTCGAGGTGCGCCCGGGTCGGACCCGACCGGAGGACCTCGCCCTGGCCGTGGCGATCGACCGACGGCGCACCGCTCGACGCAGCCACACCTCCCGGCCGGTGCCCGCCCGGCTGCGCGAGGGGTTCTGCGACCTGGCCGCCGCGGCCGGCACCCTGCTCGTCCCGTGGGACGGCCCGGTCGCGCGGTGGCGCGCGGCGCGGCTCGCCGACGGGGCCGCCGTCGCCCGGGCACTCGCCCCGGGTGCGGTCGTGGAGAGCGACGGGCACGAGGGCCCCGGCACCTGGCCCGCCCTGCTGGTCACCCGGGACGACAGCCGACTGTCCCGCCTGCGCGCCGGGGAGGCGCTGAGCGCGGTGCTGCTCGAGGCCGCCGTCGCCGGGCTGGCCGGACGGCCGGTGACCCAGCTCTTCGACGTGCCCGAGGTGCGTGCCCGGGTCGCTGCGGAGCTGGCCGACGGGCACGTCCCACAGGCCGTGCTGCGGCTGGGCTGGGCGGTGGCCGGCGCTCCCCCGTGA
- a CDS encoding GAF domain-containing protein encodes MDLTELVAEVQDRLGTIARTQQRVQALLDAYLSVQTGMDLDETLLRVVEAAVELVGARYGALGVLGPRGGLSRFVHVGIDGQQAARMGALPAGRGVLGQLITDPVPLRVAELSGHPASVGFPAHHPPMGSFLGVPVVVRGEVYGNLYLTEKAGGGFTAADEALVGALAGAAGIAVDNARRLAVEQERQRWLTAVADVRESLLGGLAPHEVLELITEQVRALTGSDAVFLIGPMPDGLRWVSEAQSGEGLDDLTGVPLTAETSPAVAALTGDPGTVHTLDLASVDWEGPASDVDWGPVLVAPLSTGPDTETVLVAARYRGAEPFDPALAELVRSFADQTALALDAAARQRVARQLDLLADRDRIARDLHDVVIQRLFAAGLSLQSMLTRVPDPADRDRLAAIVGQLDGTVHDIRTTIFDLHTPPGGAPGAGLRRRVLDVLAEGSGELRSSLRTAGAVDTRVTGPLATDVVAVVREAVSNAVRHSGGGTVEVTVDLTDHLVVEVVDDGVGPPPEGAWSGLRNLRERAAGHGGTLWLHPRDGGGTRLRWQVPS; translated from the coding sequence ATGGACCTCACCGAGCTGGTCGCCGAGGTGCAGGACCGGCTGGGCACCATCGCCCGCACCCAGCAGCGGGTGCAGGCGCTGCTGGACGCCTACCTCAGCGTGCAGACCGGGATGGACCTGGACGAGACCCTGCTGCGGGTCGTCGAGGCGGCCGTCGAGCTGGTCGGGGCGAGGTACGGCGCCCTGGGGGTGCTGGGGCCCCGCGGCGGGTTGTCCCGGTTCGTCCACGTCGGCATCGACGGCCAGCAGGCCGCCCGGATGGGGGCACTGCCGGCCGGCCGCGGCGTGCTCGGTCAGCTGATCACCGACCCGGTGCCCCTGCGGGTGGCCGAGCTGTCCGGTCACCCGGCGTCGGTCGGTTTCCCGGCGCACCACCCGCCCATGGGGTCCTTCCTCGGGGTGCCCGTCGTGGTCCGTGGCGAGGTCTACGGCAACCTCTACCTGACCGAGAAGGCCGGGGGCGGGTTCACCGCGGCCGACGAGGCGCTGGTCGGCGCCTTGGCCGGGGCCGCGGGCATCGCGGTCGACAACGCCCGTCGCCTCGCCGTCGAGCAGGAGCGGCAACGCTGGCTGACCGCGGTGGCCGACGTCCGGGAGTCCCTGCTCGGCGGCCTGGCCCCCCACGAGGTGCTGGAGCTGATCACCGAACAGGTGCGGGCTCTCACCGGGTCCGACGCCGTCTTCCTCATCGGCCCCATGCCCGACGGCCTGCGCTGGGTCAGCGAGGCACAGAGCGGCGAGGGCCTCGACGACCTGACCGGCGTGCCGCTGACCGCCGAGACCTCCCCCGCCGTGGCCGCCCTGACCGGCGACCCTGGCACGGTGCACACCCTCGACCTGGCCTCGGTGGACTGGGAGGGCCCGGCCTCCGACGTCGACTGGGGTCCGGTGCTGGTGGCCCCCCTGAGCACCGGGCCCGACACCGAGACCGTGCTGGTGGCCGCCCGGTACCGCGGCGCCGAGCCCTTCGACCCGGCGTTGGCGGAGCTGGTGCGCTCCTTCGCCGACCAGACCGCGCTGGCCCTGGACGCGGCCGCCCGCCAGCGGGTGGCCCGCCAGCTGGACCTCCTCGCCGACCGGGACCGGATCGCCCGCGACCTGCACGACGTGGTCATCCAGCGGCTGTTCGCCGCCGGGCTCAGCCTGCAGTCGATGCTGACCCGGGTGCCCGACCCGGCCGACCGGGACCGGCTGGCCGCCATCGTCGGACAGCTGGACGGCACGGTGCACGACATCCGCACGACGATCTTCGACCTGCACACCCCGCCCGGGGGCGCCCCGGGGGCCGGCCTGCGCCGCCGCGTGCTCGACGTGCTCGCCGAGGGCTCGGGAGAGCTGCGGTCCAGCCTGCGCACCGCCGGCGCCGTGGACACCCGGGTGACCGGTCCCCTGGCGACCGACGTGGTGGCCGTCGTCCGGGAGGCGGTGAGCAACGCGGTGCGGCACTCGGGTGGGGGCACCGTCGAGGTCACCGTCGACCTCACCGACCACCTGGTCGTGGAGGTCGTCGACGACGGCGTCGGCCCACCACCGGAGGGGGCGTGGAGCGGCCTGCGCAACCTGCGGGAACGGGCCGCCGGACACGGCGGGACCCTCTGGTTGCACCCCCGGGACGGTGGTGGCACACGCCTGCGCTGGCAGGTGCCCTCGTGA
- a CDS encoding amino acid transporter, whose translation MVATATTGAQEARQPVRDWLLQDQAHRVAAHPGPHVEPQHEEHRRPWWKVMCLTGVDYFSTLGYQPGIAALAAGVISPIATLVLVALTLLGALPVYRRVARESPHGEGSIAMLEKLLPFWRGKLFVLVLLGFAATDFLITMTLSAADATAHLVENPLLPEGLGDHRVVITLVLLALLGAVFLKGLGEAVGVAVALVGVYLALNLVVVLVGLYQVATTSGLVTDWSQALTTQHGNPFMVIAIALIVFPRLALGLSGFETGVAVMPLVQGAPTDTEAHPAGRIAGTKKLLTTAALIMSGFLLTSSLITTLLIPQAAFQPGGEANGRALAYLAHEYLGPVFGTVYDVSTIAILWFAGASAMAGLLNIVPRYLPRYGMAPEWARAVRPMVLVLTAIAFVVTWLFDADVDAQGGAYATGVLVLITSASVAVTLSARAAGQRRATVGFGVVAAVFTYTTVANIVERPDGLKIGLLFIAAIVAVSFVSRSRRSLELRTTEVSFDPTAEVFLRDCRHRRIRLVANEPDRRDPEEYRAKLEQIRRDHDIPDEEVVFVEVTVRDPSDFESRLDVRGEILHDRYRVLAVTGSSVPNAIAALLLQVRDRSGTIPHVYFEWTEGNPLTQLLRFLLLGSGEVAPVTREVLREAEPDRARRPHVHVG comes from the coding sequence GTGGTGGCGACAGCGACGACGGGTGCACAGGAGGCCCGGCAGCCGGTCCGTGACTGGCTGCTCCAGGACCAGGCGCACCGCGTCGCAGCCCACCCCGGCCCGCACGTGGAGCCCCAGCACGAGGAGCACCGGCGTCCCTGGTGGAAGGTCATGTGCCTCACCGGCGTCGACTACTTCTCCACCCTGGGCTACCAGCCCGGCATCGCCGCGCTGGCCGCCGGCGTCATCTCCCCCATCGCCACCCTGGTGCTGGTCGCGCTGACCCTGCTGGGCGCGCTGCCCGTCTACCGCCGCGTGGCGCGCGAGAGCCCCCACGGGGAGGGGTCGATCGCGATGCTGGAGAAGCTGCTGCCCTTCTGGCGGGGGAAGCTCTTCGTGCTGGTGCTGCTCGGGTTCGCCGCCACCGACTTCCTCATCACCATGACCCTGTCGGCCGCCGACGCGACCGCGCACCTGGTGGAGAACCCGCTGCTGCCCGAGGGCCTGGGCGACCACCGGGTGGTCATCACCCTGGTGCTGCTCGCCCTGCTCGGTGCGGTCTTCCTCAAGGGCCTGGGCGAGGCGGTCGGGGTCGCCGTCGCCCTCGTCGGCGTCTACCTGGCCCTGAACCTCGTCGTCGTCCTCGTCGGGCTCTACCAGGTGGCGACGACGTCGGGCCTGGTCACCGACTGGTCGCAGGCGCTCACCACCCAGCACGGCAACCCGTTCATGGTCATCGCGATCGCCCTGATCGTCTTCCCCCGGTTGGCCCTGGGCCTGTCCGGGTTCGAGACCGGCGTCGCCGTCATGCCGCTGGTGCAGGGCGCACCGACAGACACCGAGGCACACCCGGCCGGCCGCATCGCCGGCACGAAGAAGCTGCTCACCACGGCCGCGTTGATCATGAGCGGGTTCCTGCTCACGTCCAGCCTGATCACGACCCTGCTCATCCCGCAGGCGGCGTTCCAGCCCGGCGGCGAGGCCAACGGGCGCGCCCTGGCCTACCTGGCCCACGAGTATCTCGGCCCGGTCTTCGGCACGGTCTACGACGTCTCGACGATCGCGATCCTGTGGTTCGCCGGGGCCTCGGCGATGGCCGGCCTGCTCAACATCGTGCCCCGCTACCTGCCCCGCTACGGGATGGCACCGGAGTGGGCCCGCGCCGTCCGGCCGATGGTCCTGGTGCTCACCGCCATCGCGTTCGTGGTCACCTGGCTCTTCGACGCCGACGTCGACGCCCAGGGCGGTGCCTACGCCACCGGCGTCCTGGTGCTCATCACCTCCGCCTCGGTCGCCGTCACCCTCTCCGCCCGGGCCGCCGGCCAGCGCAGGGCGACGGTCGGCTTCGGCGTCGTCGCCGCGGTCTTCACCTACACGACCGTCGCCAACATCGTCGAGCGTCCCGACGGGCTGAAGATCGGGCTGCTGTTCATCGCCGCGATCGTCGCGGTCTCCTTCGTCTCCCGCTCCCGCCGGTCGCTGGAGCTGCGCACCACCGAGGTCTCCTTCGACCCCACGGCCGAGGTGTTCTTGCGCGACTGCCGGCACCGCCGGATCCGGCTGGTCGCCAACGAGCCCGACCGGAGGGACCCCGAGGAGTACCGCGCCAAGCTCGAGCAGATCCGCCGCGACCACGACATCCCCGACGAGGAGGTCGTCTTCGTCGAGGTCACCGTCCGCGACCCCTCGGACTTCGAGAGCCGGCTGGACGTGCGCGGGGAGATCCTGCACGACCGGTACCGGGTGCTCGCGGTCACCGGCTCCTCGGTGCCCAACGCCATCGCCGCCCTGCTGCTGCAGGTCCGCGACCGCAGCGGCACGATCCCGCACGTCTACTTCGAGTGGACCGAGGGCAACCCGCTCACCCAGCTGCTGCGCTTCCTGCTGCTGGGTTCGGGCGAGGTCGCCCCGGTCACCCGCGAGGTGCTGCGGGAGGCCGAGCCCGACCGGGCCCGCCGTCCGCACGTGCACGTCGGCTGA
- a CDS encoding response regulator — translation MSRVLVVDDDRQLLRALRITLSAAGHEVVTAPDGTTALREAASAHPDVIVLDLGLPDMDGTEVLAGLRPWFAGPVIVLSARAGSNDKIGALDAGADDYVTKPFDMAELLARLRAALRRRVSEGSDPVVVTEHFTVDLAARQVLADGVPVRLTPTEWALLAELVHNTGRLVSQRQLLQSVWGPAYERETNYLRVYLAQLRRKLEPDPSHPRYLHTEPGAGYRFTP, via the coding sequence GTGAGCCGGGTGCTGGTCGTCGACGACGATCGCCAGCTGCTGCGCGCCCTGCGGATCACGCTGTCCGCAGCCGGCCACGAGGTCGTCACCGCACCCGACGGCACCACCGCCCTGCGCGAGGCCGCCTCGGCCCACCCCGACGTGATCGTGCTGGACCTGGGCCTGCCCGACATGGACGGCACCGAGGTGCTGGCGGGGCTGCGGCCCTGGTTCGCCGGGCCGGTGATCGTGCTGTCGGCCCGGGCCGGCAGCAACGACAAGATCGGCGCCCTGGACGCCGGTGCCGACGACTACGTCACCAAGCCCTTCGACATGGCCGAGCTGCTCGCCCGGCTGCGCGCGGCCCTGCGCCGGCGGGTGTCCGAGGGGTCGGACCCGGTGGTGGTCACCGAGCACTTCACCGTCGACCTCGCGGCCCGGCAGGTCCTCGCCGACGGCGTGCCGGTGCGCCTGACCCCGACCGAGTGGGCGCTGCTGGCCGAGCTCGTGCACAACACCGGCCGGCTGGTCTCCCAGCGCCAGCTGCTGCAGTCGGTGTGGGGCCCGGCCTACGAGCGGGAGACCAACTACCTGCGGGTCTACCTGGCCCAGCTGCGCCGCAAGCTGGAGCCCGACCCCTCCCACCCCCGCTACCTACACACCGAACCGGGGGCCGGCTACCGGTTCACCCCGTGA
- a CDS encoding SDR family NAD(P)-dependent oxidoreductase — protein MRLEEKVVVITGGGSGLGRESALLFAEQGAKVVVTDLQAARAEKVAGEVTEAGGHAVWLRADVRSEADMQAAVRLATDTHGRLDVLFANAGIGEIGFGSVPFEELTEENWDAVQNVNLKGVFLAAKAATPVMKAQGAGNIVVTSSASSYAAYPHFISYTASKHGVNGLVKVLALELGRFGIRVNALCPTHGMSINLALAPDAEVLGKSYEQMQPWDKANAAMPLRLDRPPALRDNANVALFLASDESAYMSGVCLPATDGGTLSRVAIVFPEDVGGEGLGAPGVDA, from the coding sequence GTGAGGTTGGAAGAGAAGGTCGTCGTCATCACCGGTGGCGGTTCGGGATTGGGGCGGGAGTCGGCGCTGCTGTTCGCCGAGCAGGGCGCGAAGGTCGTGGTCACCGACCTGCAGGCCGCTCGGGCGGAGAAGGTCGCCGGGGAGGTCACCGAGGCGGGCGGTCACGCGGTCTGGCTTAGGGCCGACGTCCGCTCCGAGGCCGACATGCAGGCCGCGGTCCGCTTGGCCACCGACACCCACGGCCGACTGGACGTCCTCTTCGCCAACGCCGGCATCGGCGAGATCGGCTTCGGGTCGGTCCCGTTCGAGGAGCTGACCGAGGAGAACTGGGACGCCGTCCAGAACGTCAACCTCAAGGGCGTGTTCCTCGCCGCCAAGGCCGCCACCCCGGTCATGAAGGCCCAGGGCGCCGGGAACATCGTGGTCACCAGCTCGGCGTCCTCCTACGCGGCCTACCCGCACTTCATCAGCTACACCGCCTCCAAGCACGGGGTGAACGGGCTGGTCAAGGTGCTCGCGCTGGAGCTGGGTCGGTTCGGCATCCGGGTGAACGCGCTGTGCCCGACCCACGGGATGTCGATCAACCTCGCGCTGGCGCCCGACGCCGAGGTGCTGGGGAAGTCCTACGAGCAGATGCAGCCCTGGGACAAGGCGAACGCGGCGATGCCGCTGCGCCTGGACCGGCCCCCGGCGCTGCGGGACAACGCCAACGTCGCGCTCTTCCTGGCCAGCGACGAGTCGGCCTACATGTCCGGGGTCTGCCTGCCGGCCACCGACGGCGGCACGCTGTCCCGGGTCGCGATCGTCTTCCCCGAGGACGTGGGCGGCGAGGGCCTCGGCGCCCCGGGGGTGGACGCCTGA
- a CDS encoding TetR family transcriptional regulator, translating to MTGPDERDRRPSLRERRRLHTATEISAVAAELFLRDGVATTTLADIAAAAEVSTRTVQRYFANKADVLAPVLREGLQDYLAAVASIPSRRHDLDELGAALVDALAVTFEGPDGAREAERVRLVVGEPELLSVWLRMHEECVHGLVPLLAPRLPAALDPLPLRFGATLVVTANRLAVETWAATGGDARDHLVHCLEALRTWSLPGTA from the coding sequence GTGACGGGCCCCGACGAACGCGACCGCCGGCCCTCGCTGCGCGAGCGCCGCCGTCTGCACACCGCGACGGAGATCTCGGCGGTGGCGGCCGAGCTCTTCCTGCGTGACGGGGTGGCGACGACGACGCTGGCCGACATCGCCGCCGCCGCGGAGGTCAGCACCCGCACCGTGCAGCGGTACTTCGCCAACAAGGCCGACGTGCTCGCCCCGGTGCTCCGGGAGGGCCTGCAGGACTACCTGGCCGCGGTCGCCTCGATCCCCTCGCGCCGACACGACCTCGACGAGCTCGGCGCCGCCCTCGTGGACGCCCTCGCCGTCACCTTCGAGGGCCCGGACGGTGCACGCGAGGCCGAGCGGGTGCGCCTGGTCGTCGGCGAACCCGAACTGCTCTCCGTGTGGCTGCGCATGCACGAGGAGTGCGTCCACGGGCTGGTGCCCCTGCTGGCACCCCGGCTCCCCGCCGCCCTCGACCCACTCCCCCTCCGCTTCGGCGCCACCCTCGTCGTGACCGCCAACCGACTGGCCGTGGAGACCTGGGCGGCCACGGGTGGCGACGCCCGGGACCACCTCGTCCACTGCCTCGAGGCCCTGCGCACCTGGTCGCTGCCCGGCACTGCCTGA
- a CDS encoding EAL domain-containing protein, whose product MAGTVAEGWSAPAGTLDPGAAGLLDGACRGCRPERSPPDPGGTPRRVRSTGGSPVISWRERAGWATGLAVAVLLGRWTRPEDGELALCWPAAGVAFLWLLSARSRTGRPLVDGVLLAVTTGAVNVVTGAPVVLAVALGLATTVLAGVAVTAWSRWRSGPDDALHVPRDLAALLLAALAGAVASALVGPPVAALVGDGDLLTLAAQWTVRTTTGTVVVAAVGLAWRAPAPAGHRPHPARAETAALLLGGTALAVTVLALTRGVPLSFLLVPVGVWAGLRQPTRSAALSTAALGTAVVVATLAGRGPFGGLPLAERALTSQLFLLVLTTVTLVLALHRDDRLVLLRRVLDSARRSREQTELLEAVFASTNDGIVVVDAAGRFLLHNPSAVDLLGVVPASVGPARWPLDFALETTTGEPFPVDRLPLVRALGGEVVPGADLVSRAHGGHRVLSVSARPLPEGRGAVAAFHDVTDARAAARRVQNSRDLLQGVLDSATEQAIIAADAEGSITLFSRGAELMLGWTQEQVLGRQASLFWDPDEVAARAVELGVAPGYEVFVDAVRAGQVETRPWTFRTAGGDRLAVRLTVTALRTGPGGALAGYLGVARDVTAQLAAERALADSELRFRLAFDTAPVGLALLDLAPGRIGVVLQANEAMAALTGLPRAALPGLDLTGLLHADETRVTSGVLAQLAAGEREDWSAEQRFRHPDGEVVWGRCSASVMRPDPTAPGQVVLLVEDVTARRHAEDALTHQALHDALTGLPNRSLLVDRIEQALGGLTRSHHRVGLLYLDLDGFKAVNDTAGHAAGDTLLVQVGRRLRAAVRPGDTVARLGGDEFAVLCPDVGDPDDLHAVADRLLAAVSTPVPIGGRTHTVSASIGLVASGAGGSVEQLLHDADQAMYASKTAGKGRVSVHTSETETRAARTTRVLPELRRALAAGELVLYGQPVVELVTGAVVAVETLLRWQHPTRGLLLPAEFIDVVETSDLVLPVGRLVLTASCALAAEWVARLGPAAPDVHVNVSGRQLEEGDLTADVLGALEAAGLPADKLVLELTETHVPALADSMRRDLDRLRARGVRLALDDVGTGWSSLVRLTELPVDTLKVDRLFVAGLGVDPACEAVVRAVLGMSTALGVDVVAEGVETADQHEWLRRAGCATAQGHLYSPALPGAELLATLGAAGATPLENGTAVGR is encoded by the coding sequence ATGGCCGGCACTGTGGCAGAGGGGTGGTCCGCTCCGGCAGGGACGTTGGACCCTGGTGCCGCAGGGCTGCTGGATGGTGCCTGTAGGGGGTGTCGGCCGGAGCGGTCGCCACCGGACCCGGGAGGCACCCCGCGTCGCGTCCGGTCGACGGGAGGGAGTCCGGTGATCAGCTGGCGAGAGCGAGCGGGGTGGGCGACCGGTCTCGCCGTCGCCGTCCTGCTGGGCCGCTGGACCCGCCCGGAGGACGGCGAGCTCGCGCTCTGCTGGCCGGCCGCCGGGGTGGCGTTCCTGTGGCTCCTGAGCGCCCGGTCACGCACCGGGCGCCCGCTGGTCGACGGGGTCCTGCTGGCCGTCACGACCGGCGCGGTCAACGTCGTCACGGGCGCGCCGGTGGTGCTCGCCGTCGCCCTCGGTCTGGCCACCACCGTGCTCGCCGGGGTGGCCGTGACGGCGTGGTCCCGGTGGCGCTCGGGTCCCGACGACGCGCTGCACGTGCCGCGCGACCTGGCGGCGCTGCTGCTCGCAGCTCTCGCCGGAGCCGTCGCGAGCGCCCTGGTCGGGCCGCCCGTGGCCGCCCTCGTCGGTGACGGCGACCTGCTGACCCTCGCCGCGCAGTGGACGGTGCGCACCACCACCGGGACCGTCGTGGTCGCCGCCGTGGGACTGGCCTGGAGAGCACCGGCACCCGCCGGACACCGACCGCACCCCGCCCGCGCCGAGACCGCTGCCCTGCTGCTCGGCGGCACGGCCCTCGCCGTCACCGTGCTGGCGCTCACGCGCGGCGTGCCGCTGTCCTTCCTGCTGGTCCCGGTCGGGGTCTGGGCGGGTCTGCGACAGCCCACCCGGTCGGCCGCCCTGTCCACCGCCGCCCTGGGCACCGCCGTCGTCGTCGCCACCCTGGCGGGCCGCGGACCCTTCGGCGGGCTCCCCCTGGCCGAGCGCGCCCTCACCTCCCAGCTGTTCCTCCTGGTGCTCACCACGGTCACGCTCGTGCTGGCACTCCACCGCGACGACCGGCTCGTGCTGCTGCGTCGGGTGCTGGACTCGGCGCGACGGTCCCGGGAGCAGACCGAGCTGCTGGAGGCGGTCTTCGCCAGCACGAACGACGGCATCGTGGTCGTCGACGCGGCGGGCCGGTTCCTGCTGCACAACCCGTCGGCGGTCGACCTGCTCGGCGTCGTCCCCGCCAGCGTCGGCCCGGCCCGGTGGCCGCTCGACTTCGCCCTGGAGACGACGACCGGGGAGCCCTTCCCCGTCGACCGGCTGCCGCTGGTCCGCGCCCTGGGCGGGGAGGTCGTCCCCGGCGCGGACCTGGTCAGCCGCGCCCACGGTGGCCACCGCGTGCTGTCGGTCAGCGCCCGGCCGCTCCCCGAGGGCCGGGGAGCCGTCGCCGCCTTCCACGACGTCACCGACGCCCGGGCCGCCGCCCGCCGGGTGCAGAACTCCCGCGACCTGCTGCAGGGCGTGCTGGACTCCGCGACCGAGCAGGCGATCATCGCCGCGGACGCCGAGGGCTCGATCACGCTGTTCTCCCGGGGCGCCGAGCTGATGCTGGGCTGGACCCAGGAGCAGGTGCTGGGCAGACAGGCCAGTCTCTTCTGGGACCCCGACGAGGTGGCGGCCCGCGCCGTCGAGCTGGGCGTCGCACCCGGGTACGAGGTGTTCGTCGACGCCGTCCGGGCCGGGCAGGTCGAGACCCGGCCCTGGACCTTCCGCACCGCCGGGGGTGACCGGCTCGCCGTCCGGCTCACCGTCACGGCGCTGCGCACCGGCCCCGGCGGCGCACTCGCCGGCTACCTGGGCGTCGCCCGCGACGTCACCGCCCAGCTGGCCGCCGAGCGTGCCCTGGCCGACAGCGAGCTGCGCTTCCGGCTCGCCTTCGACACCGCCCCGGTCGGGCTGGCGCTGCTCGACCTGGCACCGGGCCGGATCGGGGTGGTGCTGCAGGCAAACGAGGCCATGGCCGCGCTGACCGGACTGCCCCGGGCCGCCCTGCCGGGGCTCGACCTGACCGGGTTGCTGCACGCCGACGAGACGCGGGTGACCTCCGGGGTGCTGGCCCAGCTGGCCGCCGGCGAGCGGGAGGACTGGTCCGCCGAACAGCGGTTCCGGCACCCGGACGGCGAGGTGGTCTGGGGCCGGTGCTCGGCGTCGGTGATGCGCCCGGACCCCACCGCCCCCGGCCAGGTGGTGCTCCTCGTCGAGGACGTCACGGCCCGGCGGCACGCCGAGGACGCCCTGACCCACCAGGCCCTGCACGACGCCCTCACCGGACTGCCGAACCGGTCGCTCCTGGTCGACCGGATCGAGCAGGCCCTCGGCGGTCTCACCCGGTCCCACCACCGGGTCGGGCTGCTCTACCTGGACCTGGACGGGTTCAAGGCGGTCAACGACACCGCCGGGCACGCCGCCGGTGACACCCTGCTGGTCCAGGTGGGCCGCCGTCTCCGGGCCGCCGTCCGGCCCGGGGACACCGTGGCCCGGCTGGGTGGCGACGAGTTCGCCGTGCTGTGCCCCGACGTCGGCGACCCCGACGACCTGCACGCCGTCGCCGATCGACTGCTGGCCGCCGTGTCCACCCCCGTGCCGATCGGTGGACGCACGCACACCGTGAGCGCCAGCATCGGTCTGGTCGCCTCCGGAGCAGGCGGCTCCGTGGAGCAGCTGCTGCACGACGCCGACCAGGCCATGTACGCCTCGAAGACCGCCGGCAAGGGCCGGGTCTCGGTGCACACCAGCGAGACCGAGACCCGGGCAGCGCGCACCACCCGCGTGCTCCCGGAGCTGCGCCGGGCACTGGCCGCCGGGGAGCTGGTCCTGTACGGGCAGCCGGTCGTGGAGCTGGTCACCGGCGCTGTCGTCGCCGTGGAGACCCTGCTCCGCTGGCAGCACCCCACCCGCGGCCTGCTGCTCCCGGCGGAGTTCATCGACGTGGTCGAGACCTCCGACCTGGTGCTGCCGGTGGGTCGGCTGGTGCTCACGGCCTCCTGCGCCCTCGCGGCCGAGTGGGTGGCGCGGCTCGGGCCGGCGGCGCCCGACGTGCACGTCAACGTGTCGGGCCGGCAGCTGGAGGAGGGCGACCTGACCGCTGACGTGCTGGGCGCGCTGGAGGCAGCCGGCCTGCCGGCGGACAAGCTGGTGCTCGAGCTCACCGAGACCCACGTGCCGGCGCTGGCCGACAGCATGCGCCGGGACCTGGACCGGCTGCGTGCCCGGGGCGTCCGGCTGGCGTTGGACGACGTGGGCACCGGCTGGTCCAGCCTGGTCCGGCTGACCGAGCTGCCGGTGGACACGCTCAAGGTGGACCGGCTGTTCGTCGCCGGGCTCGGCGTGGACCCGGCCTGCGAGGCGGTCGTGCGGGCCGTGCTCGGGATGAGCACCGCACTGGGCGTGGACGTCGTCGCCGAGGGCGTGGAGACCGCCGACCAGCACGAGTGGCTGCGGCGCGCGGGCTGCGCCACGGCCCAGGGCCACCTCTACTCGCCGGCGCTCCCCGGGGCGGAGCTGCTCGCCACGCTCGGGGCCGCCGGTGCGACGCCGCTCGAGAACGGGACCGCCGTGGGCCGGTGA